A genomic segment from Aegilops tauschii subsp. strangulata cultivar AL8/78 chromosome 1, Aet v6.0, whole genome shotgun sequence encodes:
- the LOC109782122 gene encoding sm-like protein LSM5 codes for MSQNNPSQLLPSELIDRCIGSKIWVIMKGDKELVGTLCGFDVYVNMVLEDVTEYEYTAEGRRITKLDQILLNGNNIAILVPGGSPPDAA; via the exons ATGTCTCAGAACAACCCCTCCCAGCTCCTCCCCTCAG AGCTGATCGACCGGTGCATCGGATCCAAGATTTGGGTGATCATGAAGGGAGACAAGGAGCTCGTCGGCACTCTCTGCGGGTTCGACGTCTACGTCAACATGGTCCTCGAGGACGTCACCGAGTA TGAGTATACCGCCGAGGGCCGGCGCATTACGAAACTTGATCAGATCCTCCTCAATGGCAACAACATAGCCATC TTAGTTCCTGGTGGTTCACCGCCAGATGCTGCATGA